One window from the genome of Phycisphaerales bacterium encodes:
- a CDS encoding tetratricopeptide repeat protein — protein MTNRALAVAILSCLVCAFGCATDRTEEFKRDLGGIVPDDTAQKQEAVRLVNQAYEVYHDNDRKQERRVAEAAALLERAIGLDPGFATAHLNLGVLHLENENLPMSVRFFRQAHLLMPGDSRPSYHLGVAYYRMGHAREAIDAYVRAIDIDESDIRAVRGLALACRSIHYADDTTLEVLQRSEMLEPDQEWRELMAREIDRQQRKLEMSSTG, from the coding sequence ATGACCAACCGTGCGTTGGCCGTTGCCATCCTCTCGTGTCTGGTGTGCGCCTTTGGGTGTGCGACGGACAGGACCGAAGAATTCAAGAGGGACCTGGGCGGGATCGTGCCAGACGATACGGCCCAGAAGCAGGAGGCCGTCCGGCTCGTGAATCAGGCCTATGAGGTCTACCACGACAACGACCGGAAGCAAGAGCGACGCGTTGCCGAAGCAGCCGCCCTGCTCGAGCGGGCGATCGGGCTCGACCCCGGATTCGCGACGGCGCACCTCAACCTGGGCGTACTGCACCTGGAGAACGAGAACCTGCCGATGTCCGTGAGGTTCTTCCGGCAGGCTCACCTCCTGATGCCCGGTGACTCTCGGCCCAGCTACCACCTGGGCGTCGCTTACTACCGGATGGGGCACGCCCGCGAGGCGATCGACGCGTACGTGCGGGCGATCGATATCGACGAGTCCGACATTCGGGCCGTACGCGGGCTGGCGCTCGCGTGCCGCAGCATCCACTACGCCGACGACACCACGCTCGAGGTGCTTCAACGATCTGAGATGCTCGAGCCCGACCAGGAGTGGCGCGAGTTGATGGCGCGAGAAATCGACCGCCAGCAGCGCAAGCTCGAGATGAGTTCCACCGGATGA
- a CDS encoding lysophospholipid acyltransferase family protein codes for MDATPAILPHDRRAWFCRLFRWYASRLIRKNFNAMRLARGGARVLAELDSHDGPTMLLLNHQSWWDPILTAALADRCARTRQVFAPMDRAMVEQFKFMRKLGLFGVDLDDPGAFKAMVKYASELAASNPRPSFWITPQGGFADVRAPLELRPGAAAIASRLDSAGRPTRVVSLAVEYTFWEDRKPELLLLATPCRSPERSTTSHWQRRMTESLDATMRDLAKLSVARDPAAFETVLGRGSSGVNPVYDAVLRMTGRQASIESHKPRTEPSS; via the coding sequence GTGGACGCCACGCCGGCCATCTTGCCGCACGATCGACGAGCGTGGTTCTGCCGGCTCTTCCGCTGGTACGCCAGCCGCCTCATCCGCAAGAACTTCAATGCGATGCGGCTCGCCCGCGGCGGTGCGCGGGTACTGGCGGAACTCGACTCCCACGACGGCCCCACCATGCTCCTGCTCAATCACCAGAGCTGGTGGGATCCGATCCTGACCGCCGCGCTCGCCGACCGCTGTGCACGGACGCGTCAGGTGTTTGCGCCCATGGACCGCGCCATGGTCGAGCAGTTCAAGTTCATGCGAAAGCTCGGCCTCTTCGGCGTCGATCTTGACGACCCCGGAGCCTTCAAGGCGATGGTCAAGTACGCCAGCGAACTCGCGGCGTCCAATCCGCGCCCGAGCTTCTGGATCACCCCACAGGGTGGATTTGCCGACGTCCGGGCGCCGCTCGAGCTGCGACCCGGCGCCGCCGCCATCGCCTCGCGGCTCGACTCGGCCGGCCGCCCGACGCGCGTCGTCAGCCTGGCCGTCGAGTACACGTTCTGGGAAGACCGCAAGCCCGAGCTGTTGTTGCTCGCCACGCCGTGCCGATCCCCCGAGCGTTCGACCACCAGCCACTGGCAGCGCCGCATGACCGAGTCGCTCGACGCAACGATGCGCGACCTTGCCAAGCTGTCCGTCGCTCGTGATCCGGCGGCGTTCGAGACGGTGCTTGGCCGGGGATCATCGGGCGTCAATCCCGTCTACGACGCCGTCCTTCGCATGACCGGTCGGCAGGCATCGATCGAGTCACACAAGCCCCGCACGGAGCCGAGTTCGTGA
- a CDS encoding DUF456 domain-containing protein yields MLTLAALIGPAIVLVSLPGLWLLTLVTLFANLIGYWLGYWPGDDPIVSWWIFGFTLACTLASDVVDWTAGVLGAKRMGGTRRAMIAAFGGGIIGAIAGSFVLPIVGTLLGGAVGAGIAAMLVHRTGQEETWKQSAKVGAGASAGWFAAIVVKFVLSIICATLLIIAAWSTW; encoded by the coding sequence GTGCTCACCCTGGCCGCCCTGATCGGGCCAGCCATCGTTTTGGTGAGCTTGCCGGGACTTTGGCTGCTGACGCTGGTCACCCTTTTCGCCAATCTTATTGGCTATTGGCTGGGCTACTGGCCGGGCGATGACCCGATCGTGTCGTGGTGGATCTTCGGCTTTACGCTCGCGTGCACGCTTGCTTCCGACGTCGTCGATTGGACCGCAGGCGTCTTGGGCGCCAAGCGCATGGGCGGAACGCGTCGTGCGATGATCGCAGCGTTCGGGGGCGGCATCATCGGTGCCATCGCCGGATCATTCGTGCTCCCCATCGTGGGCACGCTCCTCGGCGGAGCCGTCGGCGCGGGCATCGCCGCTATGCTCGTCCATCGGACGGGTCAGGAGGAAACCTGGAAGCAATCCGCCAAGGTCGGGGCCGGCGCCTCGGCCGGCTGGTTCGCGGCCATCGTCGTCAAGTTCGTCCTGTCCATCATCTGTGCCACGCTGCTCATCATCGCCGCGTGGTCTACCTGGTAG
- the crtI gene encoding phytoene desaturase family protein gives MGESNRSRAQLQDGGVVIVGAGLAGLSSAVELAGKGIPVTIIDANNHLGGKMNLLEEDGFTFDMGPTIITMPQVLKGIISRTGRHPSDYVDLIDLDPQWRCFFDDGTRIDLRRDPQQWAREMDEQFPDAKPGAGFLKFYNFSQRMYRLSEKVFFYKDLGGIGDMIKKPPTEPGVAKDAMAMRLHSTVGATIEKMIPEPHVRQVCEHFLQYVGSSPFMAPAVLSLIASAQLDHGCWYPMGGTRMVARSLDRIADELGVQRVTGHRVTKILSDGGEATGVQLDDGREISASAVISNCDVQRTYGDLLKGADGAALERRRIAGSYKPACSGLVLYLGLRRQYEHLAHHNFLFSRDSHQEFDDIYRKGIPARDPTLYIAAPSRTDADQAPEGGEALYILIHTAALTDEHQWLERGGKPGKTLLDYRPVVIDKLKRHGMEDVEDHIAVERYLTPPQIEHMYNATGGAIYGLASHGRLKGGFKPRNRSKVLDNLYMAGGSVNPGPGVPMVLMSGVTAAWSLCEDYGIDHEAGLGAADEQLAATA, from the coding sequence ATGGGTGAATCCAACCGTTCCCGAGCGCAACTCCAGGACGGCGGCGTCGTCATCGTTGGAGCCGGCCTGGCCGGATTGTCCTCGGCCGTGGAGCTCGCCGGCAAGGGCATCCCCGTCACGATCATCGACGCCAACAACCACCTCGGCGGCAAGATGAACCTGCTCGAGGAAGACGGCTTCACCTTCGACATGGGCCCGACCATCATCACGATGCCCCAGGTACTCAAGGGCATCATCTCGCGGACGGGACGCCATCCGTCGGACTACGTCGACCTGATCGACCTCGACCCGCAGTGGCGGTGCTTCTTCGACGACGGCACGCGCATCGATCTTCGCCGCGACCCGCAGCAGTGGGCCCGCGAGATGGACGAACAGTTTCCCGACGCCAAGCCCGGCGCGGGCTTCCTGAAGTTCTACAACTTCAGCCAGCGGATGTACCGCCTGAGCGAGAAGGTCTTCTTCTACAAGGACCTCGGCGGCATCGGCGACATGATCAAGAAGCCGCCCACCGAGCCCGGCGTGGCCAAGGACGCCATGGCCATGCGGCTGCACTCGACCGTCGGCGCGACGATCGAGAAGATGATCCCCGAGCCGCACGTCCGCCAGGTGTGCGAGCACTTCCTGCAATACGTCGGCTCGAGTCCGTTCATGGCACCGGCCGTGCTCAGCCTCATCGCCTCGGCTCAGCTCGACCACGGCTGCTGGTACCCCATGGGCGGCACGCGGATGGTCGCACGCTCGCTCGACCGCATCGCCGACGAGCTGGGCGTGCAACGCGTCACCGGCCACCGCGTCACCAAGATCCTGAGCGACGGCGGCGAAGCAACGGGCGTGCAGCTCGACGACGGCCGCGAGATCTCCGCCTCGGCGGTCATCTCCAACTGCGACGTCCAGCGAACCTATGGCGACCTGCTCAAGGGCGCCGACGGCGCCGCGCTCGAACGTCGACGCATCGCCGGCAGCTACAAGCCAGCGTGCAGCGGCCTGGTGCTCTACCTCGGCCTGCGCAGGCAGTACGAGCACCTCGCGCACCACAACTTCCTGTTCTCGCGCGACAGCCACCAGGAGTTCGACGACATCTACCGCAAGGGCATCCCGGCGCGAGACCCGACGCTCTACATCGCGGCGCCCTCGCGCACCGACGCAGACCAGGCGCCCGAGGGCGGCGAGGCGCTCTACATCCTCATCCACACGGCCGCGCTCACCGACGAACACCAGTGGCTCGAGCGCGGCGGCAAGCCGGGCAAGACGCTGCTGGACTACCGCCCCGTCGTCATCGACAAGCTCAAGCGCCACGGCATGGAGGACGTCGAGGACCACATCGCCGTCGAGCGGTACCTCACCCCGCCACAGATCGAGCACATGTACAACGCCACCGGCGGCGCGATCTACGGCCTCGCCTCGCACGGCCGGCTCAAGGGCGGGTTCAAGCCGCGCAACCGCTCAAAGGTGCTCGACAACCTCTACATGGCCGGCGGCAGCGTGAACCCGGGCCCCGGCGTGCCCATGGTGCTCATGAGCGGCGTCACCGCGGCGTGGTCGCTGTGCGAGGACTACGGCATCGATCACGAGGCGGGCCTGGGAGCCGCCGACGAGCAACTGGCCGCCACTGCTTAG
- a CDS encoding PhoH family protein translates to MATTATTKTPVIKQFVLDTNVLLHNPNALFVFQDNNVVIPFAVIEELDKLKRQEDDIGRNAREVIRRLDRLRAKGTLTEGVRWGDASPQAGAAASTGNGTTGLIRIAISDTSRPHAIAEDTKDNRIIAVAWELQEKGNRAVFVSKDLNARIKSDAMGIPTEDFQNQKIDADRLYTGYVTAAVEGHLIDQLYDERMLPLDPVHEALAADHDEEDPTLPAEPEEILPNAFVLLKDEQDENHTGLARRLADTEHLIPISPPRKPIFGLLARNVQQTMALDLLMDDEIQMITLLGSAGTGKTLLALAAGMAKVFQEGRFDKLLVARPIMPMGRDIGFLPGDKDEKLFAWMQPIFDNLEYLLSTRGAHGQAADSHTNEQRIDKMIADGKLVLEPLTYIRGRSIPHQFMIVDEAQNLTPHEVKTIASRVGEGTKLVLTGDIGQIDNPYLDSSSNGLSYAVEKMKGLGLVGHVMLQRSERSTLASLAAERL, encoded by the coding sequence ATGGCCACCACCGCCACAACCAAGACGCCGGTCATCAAGCAATTCGTCCTTGATACCAACGTCCTGCTGCACAACCCCAACGCCCTGTTCGTCTTCCAGGACAACAACGTCGTCATTCCCTTCGCCGTCATCGAAGAGCTCGACAAGCTCAAGCGGCAGGAGGACGACATCGGCCGCAACGCGCGCGAGGTCATCCGCCGGCTTGATCGCCTGCGCGCCAAGGGCACCCTGACCGAGGGCGTGCGCTGGGGAGACGCCAGCCCCCAGGCCGGCGCCGCCGCCTCAACGGGCAACGGCACCACCGGGCTCATCCGCATCGCAATCTCCGACACCAGCCGCCCGCACGCCATCGCCGAAGACACCAAGGACAACCGCATCATCGCCGTCGCGTGGGAGTTGCAAGAGAAGGGCAACCGCGCGGTCTTCGTTTCCAAGGACCTCAACGCGCGCATCAAGAGCGACGCGATGGGTATCCCAACCGAAGACTTCCAGAACCAGAAGATCGACGCCGACCGGCTCTACACCGGCTACGTCACCGCCGCGGTCGAAGGCCACCTCATCGATCAGCTCTACGACGAGCGGATGCTGCCGCTCGACCCCGTCCACGAGGCACTCGCCGCCGACCACGACGAAGAAGACCCCACGCTGCCAGCCGAGCCCGAGGAGATCCTGCCCAACGCGTTCGTGCTCTTGAAGGATGAGCAGGACGAGAACCACACGGGCCTGGCCCGCCGCTTGGCCGACACCGAGCACCTCATCCCCATCAGCCCGCCGCGCAAGCCCATCTTCGGCCTGCTCGCGCGAAACGTGCAGCAGACGATGGCCCTCGATCTGCTCATGGACGACGAGATCCAGATGATCACGCTGCTCGGCAGCGCCGGCACGGGCAAGACGCTGCTCGCGCTGGCCGCCGGCATGGCCAAGGTCTTCCAGGAAGGTCGCTTCGACAAGCTGCTCGTCGCACGACCCATCATGCCCATGGGCCGCGACATTGGCTTCCTGCCCGGCGATAAGGACGAGAAGCTCTTCGCCTGGATGCAGCCCATCTTCGACAACCTCGAGTACCTGCTCAGCACCCGTGGCGCCCACGGCCAGGCCGCCGACAGCCACACGAACGAGCAACGCATCGACAAGATGATCGCAGACGGCAAGCTCGTGCTCGAGCCGCTCACCTACATCCGCGGCCGCTCGATCCCCCACCAGTTCATGATCGTCGACGAGGCGCAAAACCTCACACCACACGAGGTCAAGACCATCGCCTCGCGCGTCGGCGAGGGCACCAAGCTGGTGCTCACCGGCGACATCGGCCAGATCGACAACCCCTACCTCGACAGCTCGTCCAACGGCCTGTCGTACGCCGTCGAGAAGATGAAGGGCCTGGGCCTGGTCGGCCACGTCATGCTGCAGCGCAGCGAACGCTCCACGCTCGCAAGCCTCGCGGCCGAACGCCTGTAG
- a CDS encoding glycosyltransferase family A protein, which translates to MILVVFLGIALLISLGALALTVANLRLYQPPPKQDDAVGRTVSICIPARDEEANIEQCVRSLLASTHRQIEVLVYDDQSSDATPEILAKLAAEDDRVRVVESVPLPDGWNGKQHACWRCAQQATGDLFLFTDADVRFEPGAIAGTLAAWQVLDNRDAELGLISTFPRQIVRSPAELLVVPMIFFILFSYLPMSRMRSTTDPSTSAACGQFILVSRACYDAFGGHAAFKDTMHDGVKMPREARRSGYRSDLFDGTALASVRMYHDFTSTWRGFAKNAYEGLGSVGLLAFLTVMHVIGHLLPWVAAVALLVSGRAASLAMVLALACIGSHLAQRLLLASRLKLPALTALVHPLGVLAMTLVQWDSYRLHRTGRRSWRGRTAPQA; encoded by the coding sequence GTGATCCTCGTCGTCTTCCTCGGCATCGCGCTGCTGATCTCGCTCGGCGCGCTCGCCTTGACCGTCGCGAATCTCCGCCTCTACCAGCCTCCACCGAAGCAAGACGACGCGGTCGGTCGCACCGTCAGCATCTGCATCCCCGCGCGCGACGAGGAAGCCAACATCGAGCAGTGCGTCCGCTCCCTTCTTGCGTCGACACACCGGCAGATCGAGGTCTTGGTCTACGACGACCAGAGCAGCGACGCCACGCCGGAGATCCTCGCGAAGCTCGCCGCCGAGGACGACCGAGTCCGCGTGGTCGAGTCCGTCCCGCTACCCGACGGCTGGAACGGCAAACAACACGCGTGCTGGCGATGCGCCCAGCAGGCGACCGGCGACCTTTTCCTCTTTACCGACGCCGACGTGCGGTTCGAGCCCGGCGCCATCGCCGGCACGCTCGCTGCCTGGCAGGTGCTCGACAACCGCGACGCCGAGCTGGGCCTCATCTCAACGTTCCCTCGCCAGATCGTCCGCTCGCCCGCCGAGTTGCTGGTCGTCCCGATGATCTTCTTCATCCTGTTCAGCTACCTGCCCATGAGCCGGATGCGCTCAACCACCGACCCGTCAACGTCCGCCGCCTGCGGCCAGTTCATCCTCGTCAGCCGCGCGTGTTACGACGCCTTCGGAGGGCACGCCGCCTTCAAGGACACCATGCACGACGGCGTGAAGATGCCGCGGGAGGCACGCAGGTCGGGTTATCGGTCAGACCTGTTCGACGGCACTGCTCTCGCCTCCGTGCGCATGTATCACGACTTCACGAGCACCTGGCGCGGCTTCGCCAAGAACGCGTACGAGGGCCTGGGCTCGGTCGGCCTGCTGGCATTTCTCACGGTCATGCACGTCATTGGCCACCTCTTGCCGTGGGTGGCGGCGGTGGCACTGCTCGTCTCCGGAAGGGCCGCATCGCTGGCCATGGTCCTCGCGCTCGCCTGCATCGGTTCGCACCTCGCCCAACGCCTCCTGCTCGCATCGCGGCTGAAACTCCCCGCCCTCACCGCACTCGTGCACCCGTTGGGCGTACTGGCCATGACCCTCGTCCAGTGGGACAGCTATCGGCTCCACCGCACGGGCAGGCGATCGTGGCGAGGCCGGACGGCGCCGCAGGCCTGA